A region from the Triticum aestivum cultivar Chinese Spring chromosome 3D, IWGSC CS RefSeq v2.1, whole genome shotgun sequence genome encodes:
- the LOC123075551 gene encoding classical arabinogalactan protein 25 has protein sequence MMPRTGARAGRHALLLAALALCAACACVPAAHAGALRASAISAAPEPSPYPRHGGRHADAPSALPPSLSLSPDIMPLLPSPGPGDDALAPSDAAATIPSSPSPPNPDALEPDSAFAPFGSAAPTAVSGMQSSAPPPPRVAWAVLPAVGLVAAMWLA, from the coding sequence ATGATGCCAAGAACCGGAGCGCGCGCCGGGCGCCACGCCCTCCTGCTCGCCGCTCTCGCGCTCTGCGCCGCGTGCGCGTGCGTGCCGGCAGCCCACGCGGGCGCGCTCCGGGCGTCGGCCATCTCCGCGGCGCCGGAGCCGTCGCCGTACCCGCGCCACGGCGGCCGCCACGCGGACGCCCCCTCCGCGCTCCCGCCGTCGCTCTCGCTCTCCCCGGACATAATGCCGCTGCTCCCGTCCCCGGGCCCCGGCGACGACGCGCTGGCGCCGTCGGACGCGGCGGCCACCATCCCGTCCAGCCCGAGCCCGCCCAACCCCGACGCGCTCGAGCCGGACTCCGCGTTCGCGCCCTTCGGCTCCGCCGCGCCCACCGCCGTCTCCGGGATGCAGTCGTCCGCTCCGCCGCCACCCCGGGTGGCGTGGGCGGTGCTACCGGCCGTGGGGCTCGTGGCCGCCATGTGGTTGGCGTAG